Proteins found in one Labrenzia sp. VG12 genomic segment:
- a CDS encoding type IV pili methyl-accepting chemotaxis transducer N-terminal domain-containing protein codes for MAVSEDIYGRLINIAGRQRMLSQRIGFLFLTLSNQVNNCDPASDTLWTMLEAALQDFRKGYRLLLHGDEGAGLPALSSDRIQSVLDGNGGHSGRVVIEQFLGDAQQHMQTLSQNRGLDRKTFDTFSSFMLEDLLQTLQAIVTALEEDFADEMNRRRDQRQEEALRVMHALQEIQKASKFSRMIALNAKISADRAGPYGKEFGALTEELKNISTAITDSSEDILRHLERI; via the coding sequence ATGGCTGTCAGCGAAGACATCTATGGACGATTGATCAACATTGCCGGGCGGCAACGGATGCTGTCGCAACGGATCGGTTTTCTATTTTTGACGCTTTCAAATCAGGTCAACAACTGCGACCCGGCTTCCGACACACTCTGGACAATGCTGGAAGCCGCGCTTCAGGATTTCAGGAAAGGGTACCGCCTGTTGCTGCACGGTGATGAAGGCGCGGGCCTGCCGGCCCTGTCCTCTGACCGGATCCAATCGGTCCTCGACGGCAATGGCGGGCACAGCGGCCGTGTTGTCATCGAGCAGTTCCTGGGCGACGCACAACAGCACATGCAGACCCTGTCCCAGAACCGTGGTCTCGACAGGAAGACCTTCGACACCTTTTCCAGCTTCATGCTGGAAGACCTTCTGCAGACACTGCAGGCAATCGTCACGGCCCTGGAAGAAGACTTCGCCGACGAAATGAACCGGCGACGGGACCAACGCCAGGAAGAAGCGCTGCGGGTCATGCACGCGCTTCAGGAAATCCAGAAAGCTTCGAAATTCTCCAGGATGATTGCGCTCAACGCCAAGATTTCCGCCGACAGGGCAGGCCCATATGGCAAGGAGTTCGGAGCATTGACGGAAGAACTCAAGAACATTTCCACCGCCATCACCGACAGTTCCGAAGACATTTTGAGGCATCTGGAGAGGATCTGA
- a CDS encoding MOSC domain-containing protein, with amino-acid sequence MDQLALLPEDLHVTRKFKVAGLVEGVYHTPSPEDFQTAALEKLDLGFQGIEGDRHAGFTRLSGGREPWYPRGTEMCNERQISILSLEELAEIAGRMDLPELKPEWIGGNIAVSGIASLSLVPPRTRLVFEGGTVIRVDGDNAPCRFAGAAIAAHNPGREGLDLLFPQKARRLRGLVGYIEKPGTVKKGEAVEAHIPEQWIYPRP; translated from the coding sequence ATGGACCAGCTTGCCCTCTTGCCGGAGGACCTCCACGTCACGCGGAAATTCAAGGTCGCCGGCCTGGTGGAAGGTGTCTATCACACACCGTCGCCTGAGGATTTTCAGACCGCTGCCCTGGAAAAGCTGGACCTCGGCTTTCAGGGCATCGAAGGTGACCGGCACGCCGGCTTCACACGTCTGTCCGGCGGGCGCGAACCCTGGTATCCCCGCGGCACCGAAATGTGCAACGAACGGCAGATTTCCATTCTCTCGCTGGAAGAACTTGCAGAGATTGCAGGGCGCATGGACCTTCCTGAGCTGAAGCCGGAATGGATCGGGGGCAACATCGCCGTGTCCGGCATTGCCAGTCTGAGTCTTGTGCCACCGCGTACGCGCCTGGTGTTTGAGGGCGGAACGGTCATCCGGGTGGATGGGGATAACGCGCCTTGCCGTTTTGCCGGCGCCGCCATTGCCGCGCACAATCCGGGCCGCGAGGGGCTCGATCTTCTGTTCCCGCAAAAGGCCAGGCGGCTGCGCGGGCTGGTCGGTTACATCGAGAAACCCGGAACCGTCAAAAAGGGCGAGGCCGTCGAGGCGCATATTCCGGAACAATGGATTTACCCGCGGCCATGA
- a CDS encoding ABC transporter substrate-binding protein has product MPLFVRTLMIAWLGVFTVATQASAQDIVLLQDNSYPPYMSVTQDQPDGLYAAIIQEAKRRIGNKDLVLRAVPWTRATVLVESGKAQALVGSYYKPQDRPWIRHWSEPLYQEEVSVFCRQGIAKAGWIYPDDFKGLLFGNVAGYKAPGPRFFEMVEQGSIMLEEAQTTEQNLSKLVLGRIDCYVVERLATEILIKRENYKNVEIVATASIEPAYIGWTDKWTGPEADALIEAMDKALTAMKADGTIDSIVASYTGSS; this is encoded by the coding sequence ATGCCCCTGTTTGTTCGGACATTGATGATCGCTTGGCTTGGCGTTTTTACGGTCGCCACGCAGGCGTCTGCCCAGGACATCGTACTGCTGCAGGACAATTCCTATCCGCCCTATATGTCGGTTACGCAGGACCAACCCGATGGTCTTTATGCAGCGATCATTCAGGAGGCCAAGCGACGTATCGGGAACAAGGACCTGGTTCTGCGCGCCGTCCCCTGGACACGTGCCACCGTGCTTGTTGAAAGCGGCAAGGCCCAGGCACTCGTCGGCAGCTACTACAAGCCGCAGGACCGTCCATGGATTCGCCACTGGTCGGAGCCGCTTTACCAGGAAGAGGTCAGCGTCTTTTGCAGGCAAGGTATCGCCAAGGCCGGCTGGATCTATCCGGACGACTTCAAGGGCCTGCTTTTTGGAAACGTTGCCGGCTACAAGGCGCCTGGACCACGTTTCTTCGAGATGGTCGAGCAGGGCAGTATCATGCTTGAGGAAGCCCAGACGACGGAGCAGAACCTTTCCAAACTGGTTCTGGGACGGATCGACTGTTACGTGGTCGAACGGCTGGCAACCGAGATCCTGATCAAGCGCGAAAACTACAAGAACGTCGAGATTGTCGCGACGGCCTCCATCGAACCCGCCTATATCGGCTGGACCGACAAGTGGACCGGCCCGGAAGCCGATGCCCTGATCGAGGCGATGGACAAGGCCCTCACCGCGATGAAGGCCGATGGCACGATCGACAGCATTGTTGCCAGTTACACCGGGTCTTCCTGA
- a CDS encoding FUSC family protein → MRHQVSDFLTWVLRYDPGGLRLVRGLHLMVTVLLCVALANGLALFLDKVPAFTMAVLTAAAGSHCLVFTPVSTRQEEMASILRMGMVVTALFGVGAVIGWLAGTAAMMVLQVAWVGVIAVGFALDGLGGFWQRTGRAISIFWLFVILTSQPESPGILLPVLAVLGAVVAFVVRIGLWRPSSEGTYLRVERTNRQALADHLEEVAADLTGQTPHANIPVRELARLRMELQLCVALIGPTPAARGLSTETATMMELALEVVRDATGHLSEEACGRLRADAGFSADLGMVSGKLRSGQAPETPDLDLKWAEPDADLETQDQFQILRIAQSFKRLWLLAERGNPVLEAEEKVQPGTGAAWFRQLDWRLALQGGVAASLGLAIGWFFELSHAYWVTLTVVVILCNSLGTTVQKTVQRVGGTAVGVGVAMLVDPLLSGLPELRLALIVLSIPAIVVFMDRNYAIAAGFISFMVVAGLHAIVGLPIGALWVRLWDTIIGAGVGLSVAWILFPNRTGETISTLTRAYLSACAAALQESGATAADDQQDFADLRQSASNLVKTARSYRAEVAPWSSYSETTSDLDVLVIVLGHYVILYRQARAVVMKAATGTRETAIASLVARMDDRVNSEIAAVLEGRDKQAVPGLADDWLAAMPDAEAAGPQLMTNWVAMLYHARKIVRCLDGLRQDGLLRTASDLTPPISGALHES, encoded by the coding sequence ATGCGTCATCAAGTTTCCGATTTCCTGACATGGGTGTTGCGATATGACCCCGGCGGGCTGCGGTTGGTACGCGGGCTTCACCTGATGGTGACCGTGCTGCTCTGCGTGGCTCTTGCCAACGGACTGGCGCTGTTTCTGGACAAGGTGCCGGCCTTTACCATGGCCGTGCTGACAGCTGCGGCGGGCAGCCACTGCCTCGTCTTCACCCCGGTTTCCACCCGGCAGGAGGAAATGGCGAGCATCCTGCGCATGGGAATGGTGGTCACCGCCTTGTTTGGCGTCGGTGCGGTGATTGGCTGGCTTGCGGGCACGGCTGCCATGATGGTTCTGCAGGTGGCCTGGGTCGGGGTGATTGCGGTTGGCTTTGCCCTCGATGGTCTCGGCGGGTTCTGGCAGCGGACAGGCCGCGCAATCTCAATCTTCTGGCTGTTTGTCATCCTCACCAGCCAGCCGGAATCGCCCGGAATTTTGCTGCCTGTTCTCGCCGTGCTCGGTGCCGTTGTGGCGTTTGTGGTCCGGATCGGCCTGTGGCGTCCGTCCAGCGAAGGCACTTATCTGAGGGTCGAACGGACCAACCGGCAAGCGCTTGCCGACCATCTCGAGGAGGTCGCAGCTGACCTTACCGGCCAAACGCCGCATGCAAATATTCCCGTTCGTGAACTGGCGCGATTGCGCATGGAGTTGCAGCTTTGTGTTGCCCTGATCGGCCCGACCCCGGCAGCGCGTGGTCTTTCCACCGAAACGGCAACGATGATGGAGCTTGCTCTTGAGGTGGTTCGCGATGCCACAGGGCATCTGTCCGAAGAAGCGTGCGGCAGACTGCGCGCTGATGCGGGGTTTTCGGCAGACCTCGGCATGGTTTCCGGCAAGCTGCGATCGGGACAGGCACCTGAGACACCTGACCTTGACCTGAAATGGGCAGAGCCGGATGCTGACCTTGAGACCCAGGACCAGTTTCAGATCCTGAGGATTGCACAATCCTTCAAACGGCTCTGGCTGCTTGCCGAGCGGGGAAACCCCGTGCTGGAGGCCGAAGAAAAGGTGCAACCTGGAACCGGCGCGGCCTGGTTCCGCCAGCTGGACTGGCGGCTTGCGCTCCAGGGGGGCGTCGCCGCGTCGCTTGGATTGGCAATCGGCTGGTTTTTCGAACTCAGTCACGCCTACTGGGTAACCCTGACCGTCGTTGTGATCCTGTGCAACAGTCTGGGCACCACCGTTCAGAAGACGGTGCAACGCGTTGGCGGGACGGCTGTGGGTGTCGGGGTTGCCATGCTGGTCGATCCGCTGCTCTCAGGGCTGCCTGAACTCCGTCTTGCGCTGATCGTTCTGTCCATCCCGGCCATCGTCGTTTTCATGGATCGGAACTACGCCATTGCAGCAGGGTTCATCAGCTTCATGGTCGTGGCGGGGCTGCATGCAATCGTCGGTCTGCCGATTGGGGCTCTCTGGGTGCGCCTTTGGGACACGATCATTGGCGCAGGTGTCGGGCTTAGTGTTGCCTGGATCCTGTTCCCCAATCGCACGGGTGAAACCATCTCCACTCTGACCAGGGCCTATCTGTCGGCCTGTGCGGCAGCTCTGCAGGAGAGTGGCGCCACGGCAGCGGACGACCAGCAGGACTTTGCCGATCTGCGCCAGAGCGCGAGCAACCTGGTCAAAACGGCAAGGTCCTACCGGGCTGAGGTCGCGCCCTGGTCGTCCTATTCCGAGACTACCAGCGACCTGGATGTCCTGGTCATCGTACTTGGCCACTATGTCATCTTGTACCGCCAGGCCCGGGCCGTGGTGATGAAGGCCGCGACCGGCACCAGGGAGACGGCGATCGCATCGCTCGTGGCTCGAATGGATGACCGGGTGAACAGTGAGATCGCTGCCGTTCTGGAGGGACGGGACAAGCAGGCCGTGCCCGGACTGGCCGACGACTGGCTGGCAGCCATGCCGGATGCCGAGGCTGCCGGACCGCAGCTGATGACCAACTGGGTCGCCATGCTCTATCACGCCCGCAAGATCGTCCGCTGTCTCGACGGACTGCGTCAGGACGGGCTGTTGAGAACCGCGTCCGACCTGACGCCACCCATTTCCGGGGCTCTTCACGAGAGTTGA